In Lodderomyces elongisporus chromosome 1, complete sequence, the DNA window GGAAACTATTTATTCAACTACAAGTTCATTTCCATCTAAAaattgcttctttttcgtgtgtgtgtgtatatatatcttttttctttctttccttttttcttaatctGTTTGTTTCTCAGCAAAAAACTAATGCTATACTAGGGGGTAAGGAAATTAAAGAGGAAATCACACGCTAGAGTACGGTGTTGGTAAGTGTTTTCAGAAACAAATCAGATTTCATAGCCTAGCTTGACTTTTTCGactttttcagttttttcTCCTCGTTGTCATCACCATCCTCactgctttttctttttgatttcttttccttcttgtctaatttatctttcttgtctttcttctccttcttctcctttttgtCCTGATTCAATAACTTATTTTCATATTCAGATTCCTCGGGCGCAACATAATCCTTTGCCCTCTCTTGTCTCTTCAACTCACTATTTTCCTCTTGTTTActcctcttttcttgtatcttcttcaactcaCGTTCCTTCTTACCAAGGAAATATTCACCACTCTCAATTTGCAAATCAATCTTACGAGGTTGTTGAGCTGGTGGGAATGGCGTGTAAACCTTCTTCTCGCCATCTTTCTTactcgtcttcttcttacgTGCAacatttctctttttgaaaCTAGGCAAGAATCTCGACCAATCTTCATTTGCCAACTCAGGGTTCTTGCTCAACTCCTGTTTAATCATCAATTCCTTGATGTAGTATATTGGATGAATGTTCTTCATGCAATCCTCAACAACCCTCCTCACTTCCTTCAACCCTTTAAATGGCCCCATCGCACTCACAGTATTTCCCTGGACCAAAATATAACATTTAGTCAACAACTCCAAAGCCTTCAACGTATTTCCATTTGGGCCCACCAATCTTTGTCTCCTTTTGATAAATCGATCTTTATTGGTAACAAAGTTACCAATCTTGATAACATCACATGCAATGTCATCTTGCAAGACTTTAACAGCCTGTGGGAAAGGTACTGATCTGGCCAATAACTTGATCAAATCACGAGCTTTGATAATCATCGCAGGGTCAAAtgtctttgttgttgtcttCACGGTCATCGAACCTTCAACAAGATCCAACTCACATCTTATATGATGCTTATCAAGAGCTTTTGTCACATAGCTCCATATATTTCGAAGGTATTGTTCTCTATATTTAGGGAATAATGTCATAAACAGCGATTCTTCTGCAAAATGTTCTCCAGAGGCATTGTGTTCCTCTTTGAACTCCTCGATGGCCCATTTATCTATATCGGGAGTATCCCATGGCTTATCAGCATTATGTGTTGATGGCATTTTGATGTATAAAGTACTATACTTGAGATATGATCTTGAAGGCGTGGTATACTGCTGTTAATGAGGCTAACGCTCTTGCGAGATGAGGTTGGCGGGTTTGCGTTCTCTAATtacgttttttttttattactctctttctttccatttttttctttttttctttttttcttttcttttttttttttgttttttttgcgcTTTTTGGTAGTAGGCAGATCATTCTATCTTCCTTGGGCTCATCATACCATTGAAAAATCCTTCAACCTAgtcctcccccccccccccccgaATAAAACACTACATCTTTCTCGAAAACACTTCTTCCCTCTATTTATAATTACTGTTTGAAATATTTGCAAATATAGATCATGGCAGGATACAAGCTCAAACTGGATAATACATCCAAGCCATTGCTGAAGAATAAGACACAGAAAGTAACGAAAGGGAAACACACATCTAAGAAAAACACAGCTTCGGTTACTTCCGCAACATCTTTGTCATCTGCAAAGTCACATGCAAAGGCCAAAGCAAACAAGAGTAAGCTAGGCAGGTTGAATGCAGATATCAATGGATTTGACGAGATAAGGGGTCTTGTAGTGCAAGAACCAATGACAAAGATTACAAAAGATAAACTAAAAACATTAGATTCGATAAAGGATGATTATATTAAAgatgaggaaaagaaaaaaatcaccaaattggcaaatgaagaaatggaaaaacaGTTGGAGGTATTGACTGGAATTGGTCTTTGATTTGAGTTTAGGATACGTTAAGCGTTCTTTAGTAAATTTAGTATTATTAAATGAGCCAAACTTTACCGAGATCcgtgttgttattgttgttgctgctgttggttttgttgttgtcgtcgTCGTGGTAAAAAGACACATGgtgtttttcaaaaaatgaattaaaaaaaagaggttgATAAACTCACCATCCAAACTACCCAGGGATGGGAAAcctaaataaagaaaaaaattcaaagcacgaaacaaagcaaagcaaagcaaactgaagcaaaacaaaactacTAAATTCTGGATCAAATGAATTCGATTGGTTTTTTGCGTGAACTTCCTGGAATTTAAATTCAAAGAATATCACCTTTGGGATTGTTTGACGTGATTATTTCCAAGTTGTGCACAGAACCAAGTTTCAATAAGCATATATCACGCTGATTATCGTTTGCAACACTTTCGACAAAAATTCATGTCGCATTAAGATTTCTATGCTCGATGTGAATAAAGTAGCCCTTTTTTGTACTGTTCAAAGTATCAGTCCTTTTAAATTTGGTAAACAAGAGGAAATTTATTGCAAGGAGTGGTTGCTTTGGTGGATTCCTAAACTTATGAATCTTGAGTTACTAATCAATGTGGCTTGGGATATTGTATTACAACACAGCTCGAACTTTGTGATACAAACTACATtaaaagagcaaagaaaCTGCTTTAttaaatgatgatgatgatgatgatgaggataATGACAATCATCATTACCATGATTGTATgctgctttctttttcgtcaCGTCTCGTGACCTGTGTAAAAAATATTACTAAGATGTCTGATGTTTTACCTATCTTGGTAAGATGTTTAGTTGCTACGCCATGTTGTGGATTATGTACTCACATGGCCATTGGCCAAAGTCTAAGCCGAGTTAGATGTGGGAGTAAAAGTGGAAGCGGAAGTGGAAGCGGAAGTGGAATTGAAGGTTAACGATTAGTAAGCtgtaacaacaatacattttggtgtaatttttctttgttttcttattctttttttttttgcttttggcAATAAAGTATTGTTTTTCCATGTAGTGAGATTTGCTGACAAATTTGTGCATTTGCTTACATAAACAGTCCAATTTTTCGGTTGCGTGAGCTTTGCAACAATCTGGAAAATGTAGAGTAAAGGATGCCATTTCATTGTTACAAACATCTACAGATTACCTAATCAAATATACTAATGTAATTGGAATAGCAATACAATTTGACAACCATTATTAGCGATGCTTTTGGTGATATCAACATTGGTTTCGAAAAGAGTATAAATATCACaccttttccttcctttgACATTCATGTTTGGGTAAatctcaatttttttttttcaacagcATTAATCTTAGCAAATCTTCATATACATTTCCTAAGGTTTTGAATCAAACAAGAACAGttgctactactactgctactactaccaccaccactactaaaGCTACTTAAACTCCCATAACTACTACTTAAAAATGTCCAAGGTTTCCATTGCAGTTATTGGTCTTCACGGTTTCATTGGTGAACATGTTTTGGCCGCTATCAACTCTGGTAAATTTGACGAAAAGATCCAGTTTCCAGTTAAAGCTGTGACTCGTAAAGTTGATGCCAAGTCCACCGACAAGATCCAGTATGTTCATGCACCTGAACTTTTGGATCCCAAACTTGCTACCGAGCTCAAGGGTGTTGATGTGCTTGTTGAGTTGACTACTCCAACACCCGAGATCTttaaaaatattgaaaaattgattgaGCGCGTGAATCCCAAGTTGTTTATTCCTTCGCAATTTGGTACTGATCTTTTGCAGCTTGGCACTTATGCAAGTGGATTTCTTGATTTCAAAACAGAACATTCAGTGAATGTTCGTAAGTTAGGAGTCAAAGTTGTTGACATTATTACTTCATTGTGGGCTACACCTGGGGCATACTTGTATGATTGGGTTGGTGCCGTTGGTATCACCGAGGAAGGAATCAATGTGATTGGTGATATTAATCAAAAGTTCAACATCTGTAAGTTGGAGGATGTTGGGAATGTTGTATTGGCCGTGGCTACTTTTCAACAGGTTGCCAATTTGCCGGATGTCCTTCATATTGCTAGTGATACCGTTACCGTGAAGAATATCATTGATAGGTACAGTGTGTCCAAGAATAAGGACTTGAAGGTGATTAGTGAGATCAGCGCTGAGCAAGGTAGAAAAATACTCAATGACAAGTTAAAAGCTGGTTTtaaagaagatgatttttacttttatttgcAAGCTATTGTTGCTCAAGGGTTGGACAAAGGTTTGTACTTTAGCAAATTGGACAATGAATTGCTCAATCCAAACGAATCATTATGGAAATGGGGTAAATTCTAGAAAATcagagaaaaaattaaagaaaaattaaagaaaaattaaagaataaataaaaaaaattatagaaaaaagagagtgtgtgtgaatGTGAAAGTTATTTACCAACATAGTGATTTAGCCGAAAAGTTTGCCTTGACTTTTGATAGATTGggagatatatatatagagcTTCTTAGAGTCTTTgaataaacaaacacatGGTGTCAGCTAGTAGGCAATCTAAATTGTAGTCTTAACTTTACTGtggaaagagaaggagaagaagaaaagaattttttttttctctttttctttctatttctttttctgagCTTAGTAGCACAGGATAAATTAGCTTACGTGGAGGGTCCTGTTGTCATATGCTAGGTTGCAAGGCTTCGTCAAATGCTGAAGAAGGTGATACAATGTGGTACAAGGTGGTACATACATAAATGTATGCACTTACTACAGCCATTCCTATTACCCTCATCCTATTCTTTGTGTGTTGTTTATCTTTACTactctttttgttgttaatatatatatatatattggtttctttttgctaGCTAAAACTGACGATTTTATCTACTGTTTTGTCAATGATATAGTACTTATGGTATAATGGGAGTTTTTCAATTATGTTTCCTAATGGGGATATATTATTGATGTTTAGAGAAGATACCTCTACCagtattttctttttcttttttttttttctcaattctTTATGTCTTTGCAGTCTGCCGAAGaacagaaccaaaaaaaaataaaaaaaaataaaaaaaaataaaacgaAAGGGGTTAAAACGCGTCTTGTTCTGGAATTGGCAGAGacgaaataaaaaattaaaataaaaaaaatggaagaggaagaggaagaggaagaggaagaagaagaggaagaagaagaggaagaagaagaggaagagaatTGGACTTTGGCTGAAAACATTCTGCGCGTCtgaaatttttctttgtttttttttacgtTTTTTTGGGTGGGTGGGTGcttggttgttgttttgaagGTGAAAGATTCATAATGTTAGGGGGAAACTCGCAGTAGTGTACCTCATGTAAAAACACAGCATTAGGGAGactgtatatatatatatatttaatatttatatttattattattaaagttattattattgttattgttatttgaATTAgaattaaatttttttttttttttacaacaaattcaaaaatttatttCTAAAACAACCAAACCGAAACTATATAGACCACAATCTTTTACACGAAGTAGAGTTGACCAGcaccaaaaataaagaaagaaatagcCAGGTTTCCTtatagaaagaaagaaggataGAACGGAAGaacgaaagaaagaaactcttttctttttttaatcctACTTACAAACCACATTTGAAACAGTATCAACATTGATCAGATtcaattcattcattcattcattcattcatttattcattcttcttttatctGTTTAGCCAATTTAATAACCTTTAGTAACACAAGCAGAGTCAACTATACAAACAACAGCCACGCTCAAATCCCAAACTTTACAACACTTAAAAAGTATTTTGCCTGAactactttttttgtctcgaatttttttttaaaatcttttcttttctcttttctcttttgattCCTCCACTTTCCCGTTAATTTATTCAACACCACTTTCATTTAACTACCAATCTTAAATACAATGTCACACTCAAGGCTGGTCTCGATAGGATCATCCGTTGCATCGAtctccaaccacaaccacccGCAAAAAATAGGACCCTGGAAGTTGGGCAAGACATTGGGCAGAGGTGCAACTGGAAGAGTGCTTTTAGCGACACACCAATCAACGGGCCAGAAAGCTGCTGTCAAGGTTGTATCGAAATCAGAATTACAGGAAGAAGATGGAACTATAGGttacaataataacaataacaaagaCAACAATGCGAATGGCAAGGATaatgaaaaggaagaagggTTGCCATATGGcatagagagagaaatcatcattatgAAATTACTAAATCATCCCAATGTATTGAGACTATACGATGTCTGGGAGACTTCTAAAGCTCTATACCTTGTGCTAGAGTATGTCGAAGGCGGAGAGTTATTTGATTTATTGGTAGAACGGGGTGCTTTacaagaagcagaagcaatCAAATATTTCCGTCAAATCATCTTGGGAACTGCATACTGTCACGCATTGGGAATATGTCACAGAGACTTAAAACCAGAAAACTTGTTACTCAATGCACAATTGAATGTCAAATTGGCTGACTTTGGAATGGCAGCCTTGGAAAGCAATGACAAAttacttgaaacttcatGCGGATCTCCACACTATGCAGCACCAGAAATTGTTAGCGGCTTGAAATACCACGGCGCTGCTTCTGATGTTTGGTCTTGTGGTGTGATCTTGTTTGCCCTCCTCACAGGTCGTTTACCCTTTGACGATGAAAATATCCGAAATTTATTGCTCAAGGTTCAAGCAGGAAACTTTGAAATGCCCCTGGACGAGATCAGCTACGATGCCCAGGACTTAATAGCCAAGATGTTGGAAGTGGACCCCACACGAAGAATTAGTACCGATAAAATACTCAAGCACCCATTATTGACCAAGTACCCCATACCCAACGAGGACTTGATCAGTGAAAAGTCATTGCCACATCCCGAAACTGCGTACAAGTCTCTTGgatcaacaaaaaacattGATAAACAAATATTATCGAATCTTTCCATATTATGGGCAGACCGAAGCGAACAGGAAATTATAGATGCGTTGCTCAGACATGGACCTAACCCAGAAAAGACTTTTTACGCCTTGTTGATGAGGTACAAACACACTAGTGACGACACACTGTCAAAACCCAAAAGATCTACAagtttcaacaacaagaataGTGCAATGACTAGAAGCAGCTCAATCGGCAAATCCACCACTCCAATGAGAAAACGTGCAAGTCAAATAAGTGTTTCTCGTCCCACATCATTTCAGTATAAAAATGgttctcttcctcctcctcctccaccACCGCCCCTTTCATCAACTGGAGCTTATCAATACAATAACCATAATCATATGAATAATAGTGGAAGCAATAGAAACAACCGATTATCTGCAGCTTCTTCAGCACACACATCGCCAAGAAAGTCACCTAGAAAGAGGAGATCCTATGCAAGATCTCCTAGTAATTCACCTTACAAATCTAAACCGCTCAGAATGCAAGATAATCCAGCAATTTCCGCAAACCCTAGGAACATATACAACGAGATTATCAGTGCTCAAAGTTCACAATCAATCCCGCCTTCATTGCCCTCAAAAGATTCTTATAATTTAGGTtatcaacagcagcaacaacaacagtccTCTTCTTTACCTCGGGTTGAAGAGAATCccattgttgatgaatcACCAAACCTTCTTCAACCCGCCAAATTGTCTCCTTCAAAACGGTCTTCTGTTATTTCCAAACCAACCAAAAGACAATCGAAACGAAAATCACTTCGTATGTCAATGACTAAAGGGTTGGTGAGAAATTCAGTCACCATGAAGCTATTGTCTACGTATGCAAAGTTGGCTGGTGAAGATGATTGGGAATACATGGATAAGCAGACAAAGAGAACCTCGGCAACTTTTGCAGCCTTGTGTGACAAGATTTTCAATCAAGAAGATTACAACGAAGACGAGGAAAATTTGGTTGATCCTGAAGAACTCGAGGCTAGGGAATATGAGAGATTAATGGAAATTGAGAGGAGGAAACACGAAGCTGAATTGAAAGCCCGTAAAGAacttgaaaagaagaaaaagaggcaGAATAGAAGGTCTCTACTTAGTTCAAAGAAATTAAGTATCATTGTAAAGGATGATAATGATCCAAACAACAGTGAACAAGACTTGATTCAAACAGAGCTGGGTATTAAACAACCAAAACGTCAGTCTAAACATATGGGAGCTTTGCGAGCCTTGTCGGAAGGCGATGGTGCTCAATCGGATGAACTTACTGTTGAAGATATGGAGAGACTCAAAAGGAGATCAGCTAGTCAACCAGTgccgaaaagaaaacaaacaccAATCTTGACAAGGCGGCCCGTATCAAGATTGGATCCTTTGTGGCAAGCCCATCACAATGAAGAGATTGAAAAGGCTCAAGACGCTTTAGAGCAGGAATGGAGGGAatcgaaaaagaaggaagagatTCAAAAGCGCAAAAAGATCAATAGGGAATCAATGATCTCTGTGATGGATGACATTTTGGAAGAAGATAATGCTGCAGAAAATAAGCTCGAAAGGCGAACAAC includes these proteins:
- the KRR1 gene encoding ribosomal RNA assembly protein krr1 (BUSCO:EOG09263CG4), encoding MPSTHNADKPWDTPDIDKWAIEEFKEEHNASGEHFAEESSFMTLFPKYREQYLRNIWSYVTKALDKHHIRCELDLVEGSMTVKTTTKTFDPAMIIKARDLIKLLARSVPFPQAVKVLQDDIACDVIKIGNFVTNKDRFIKRRQRLVGPNGNTLKALELLTKCYILVQGNTVSAMGPFKGLKEVRRVVEDCMKNIHPIYYIKELMIKQELSKNPELANEDWSRFLPSFKKRNVARKKKTSKKDGEKKVYTPFPPAQQPRKIDLQIESGEYFLGKKERELKKIQEKRSKQEENSELKRQERAKDYVAPEESEYENKLLNQDKKEKKEKKDKKDKLDKKEKKSKRKSSEDGDDNEEKKSKKSKKSS
- the GIN4 gene encoding serine/threonine-protein kinase gin4 produces the protein MSHSRSVSIGSSVASISNHNHPQKIGPWKLGKTLGRGATGRVLLATHQSTGQKAAVKVVSKSELQEEDGTIGYNNNNNKDNNANGKDNEKEEGLPYGIEREIIIMKLLNHPNVLRLYDVWETSKALYLVLEYVEGGELFDLLVERGALQEAEAIKYFRQIILGTAYCHALGICHRDLKPENLLLNAQLNVKLADFGMAALESNDKLLETSCGSPHYAAPEIVSGLKYHGAASDVWSCGVILFALLTGRLPFDDENIRNLLLKVQAGNFEMPSDEISYDAQDLIAKMLEVDPTRRISTDKILKHPLLTKYPIPNEDLISEKSLPHPETAYKSLGSTKNIDKQILSNLSILWADRSEQEIIDALLRHGPNPEKTFYALLMRYKHTSDDTSSKPKRSTSFNNKNSAMTRSSSIGKSTTPMRKRASQISVSRPTSFQYKNGSLPPPPPPPPLSSTGAYQYNNHNHMNNSGSNRNNRLSAASSAHTSPRKSPRKRRSYARSPSNSPYKSKPLRMQDNPAISANPRNIYNEIISAQSSQSIPPSLPSKDSYNLGYQQQQQQQSSSLPRVEENPIVDESPNLLQPAKLSPSKRSSVISKPTKRQSKRKSLRMSMTKGLVRNSVTMKLLSTYAKLAGEDDWEYMDKQTKRTSATFAALCDKIFNQEDYNEDEENLVDPEELEAREYERLMEIERRKHEAELKARKELEKKKKRQNRRSLLSSKKLSIIVKDDNDPNNSEQDLIQTESGIKQPKRQSKHMGALRALSEGDGAQSDELTVEDMERLKRRSASQPVPKRKQTPILTRRPVSRLDPLWQAHHNEEIEKAQDALEQEWRESKKKEEIQKRKKINRESMISVMDDILEEDNAAENKLERRTTRDTYYEKDVDYELPEPNVEHSNLTDDYMTEIRKSRLLNSQMNLKKIANGEEGTGSGTGSGIAGDGKTAAEAEPKTLIGNVRIPTVTRKSRNFTNSNKRLSVLSLYSTKASYRDLNSIIDAHNPEEDLAKMPTMRTSFADRLDKAGQVEKYGEDADIDVVDAGADADDHSVMDFDEHLANKRYSYYDANKRASRASTTKRYDKSARPTSKVPALPTEEHDETFASRSDDARKYNNHKSILTDDSSVTDDVFDKIKLPDGKSTKSSIDALANGTSNTGHKNPKPQQKNARSSIPETETHHPRLAEQNKDANSRPMSKVRDSKAQNNLPPAPPPHTAQSKKPLDDKTNNYDDSTQKSKKGSFFRKLSWGTKTQTANKQASSGNNGQLPTPTESDEEKPMSAFRRWFSTSSSSAASAEAEIRKFSTILPKDEMTSALFALLKSWSNFGLKDLKNDQYSSTITGAISKYNSFDLKSCKFRIRIASKSSNQKSEIICVRVKGSKVTTDTLFGEIEKVLYKEGVMDV